A segment of the Brassica oleracea var. oleracea cultivar TO1000 unplaced genomic scaffold, BOL UnpScaffold01208, whole genome shotgun sequence genome:
TCTGCCTCTCTTCAAACTGCTTATAAACGCCTTGCTGTGAAAGATATTTTATGTGTTCTGAGTGTTAACAAGAACTTGATTTTCGTATATCGCCTTTGCAATGCTAATCAAGTCTATGTGGAATTCTTTCCTGCTTCTTTTCAGGTAAAGGATCTCAGCACGGGGATCCGGTTGCTTCAAGGACGCGCGAGGGATGATTTGTATGAGTGGCCGGTGTCAATACCTAGACATGCAGTTTCCTACGCCTCCTCCAACTCTGACACCAAAGCCACATTATCCCAATGGCACCAAAGACTTGGCCACCCCTCTTTATCCACTCTTAAAGCTGGTGTTTCTCAATTTTCTTTACCTTGTTTCACAAACTCTTCTTAGCTTTTGCCTTGCAATGATTGTTTACTTAATAAAACTCAGAAACTTCATTTTCACCAAAGTACAATCATCTCTTCTCATCCTCTTGAATACTTATTCACTGATGTGTGGCAATCCCATGTTTTATCTACTCAAAACTACCGATATTATCTTGTCCTAGTTGATCATTTCACTAGGTACACTTGGTTATTTCCCCTCACCAAAAAGTCTGAAGTAAAAGCCATCTTTGAAACCTTTAAACCCCTGGCCGAAACCAAGTTCAAACACAAAATCTGTAACCTTTATTGTGATAACGGTGGAGAGTCCATTGCTCTTCGTCATTACCTTGCCTCTCACGGCATCTCTCACCTTACAACACCCCCTCACACCCCTGAACATAATGGTCTTTCAGAACGGAAACACCGTCACATAGTTGAGACCGGCTTGTCTCTTCTTTCCTCGGCTCATATGCCCCTCACTTACCTGTCCTTTGCTTTCGCCACCGCAGTGTACCTCATAAATCGCTTACCCACACCAATCCTATCCAACACTACTCCTTTCCAGAAACTGTTTCACTTATCACCAAACTACCAAAAACTTTGCACCTTTGGATGCCTTTGTTTCTCTTGGCTTCGCCCCTATGCTCCAAACAAACTTGAGCAAAGATCCCTTCCCTGTATCTTTATTGGTTACTCTATGTCCCAAACCGCATATCTCTGTTTTCACCCGCTCTCAGGTCGCGTATATACGTCTCGTCATGTACGCTTCAATGAAACAGAGTATCCCTTCCCCACCTTAACCACTCCAGCAACTACTGAATCTTCTGAGCCTCCTCATCCTTCTACCTCACAACCCGTAACTGTTATACCCTACACGCCACCACTTATGCAATCTCTTTCTGCGACCGCGACCGCTGGATCACCGAGCAGAGATTCCTCACCAACACAGCAACATCAACAGACCACAATGACTACAAAAGCTTCATCGTCCTCATCTGCTGCTCCAACCACTACGTCTCTGCCAGTGCCCTCTGAACCGCTGGTTGCTACTCAACCTGCTTCTACACAACCACAGCATGCAGAGCCTCGGCATCAAATGACCACACGTTCCAAGAACAACATTGTCAAACCAGTTGCTCGATACAACCTTACTGCAAGCTTGCAGGCCGATCCCCACTGGATTCCATCTACTTGGCAACAGGCCATGAAACATAAACACTGGCGTGATGCAATGTCCAAAGAATTCAATTCTACTTCTGAGCACTCAACTTGGGATTTGGTTGAGGTTACTAAAACTATGAATGTGGTTGGCTGTCGCTGGGTATTTACTATCAAGTATAACTCTGATGGAACCATCGATCGCTACAAAGCTCGTATTGTTGCTAGAGGATATCATCAGCAACAAGGCGTTGATTATGAGGACATCTTTAGTCCAGTCATTAAATCTACAACGATCAGGATTGTTCTAGGCTTGGCGGTTAACAATGACTGGCCGGTTAGACAGATAGATGTCAACACACGGCTTTTCTCCAACGGCATCTCAATGAAGCAGTCTTCATGTCACAACCTTCGGGCTTCACTGATAAGGATCAACCCAATCATGTTTGCCGGCTTCGCAAGGCACTCTATGGTTTAAAACAAGCATTGCGTGCTTGGTACTCTGAGCTTAAGTCCTATCTGATTCAGTCTGGATTTCAGAACTCTTTGGCGGACACATCACTGTTTATCTACAAGCAACAAGCGAAGTTTGTCTATGTCTTGGTATACGTTGATGACATCTTAGTCACTGGCAGTGATTCGAACCTGGTTCAACAAGTCAACTCCTCTCTTGCTACTTGATTCTCTATCAAGGATATGGGCAACCTGAGTTATTTTCTAGGCATTGAAGTTGTTCGTACATCACAAGGCTTACATCTCAAACAAAGGAAGTACATTACCGATCTTCTTGAGAAAGCGGACATGCTACATCCTAAGCCGGTTGCAACTCTGCTTCCTACTCATCCAAAGCTCACACTCAACTCTGGTTCGCCACTAGCTGATCCGCAGCCCTATCGCAGGATCGTCGGTAGCCTCCAGTACCTTGCTCTAACACGCCCAGGTGTGTCATACGCTGTCAATAAACTCTCACAGTATATGCACTGTCCTACTTCAGATCACTGGCAAGCAGTTAAACAAGTCCTTCGCTATCTCTATGGTACTCTTGATCATGGAATAATGTTGTGTAAACAGCAAACATCAACTCTTCATGCCTATTCTGGCGCGGACTGGGCTGGAGACTCCGATGATTACGTATCAACAAATGCATATCTCATCTTCTTGGGTTCTCAGCATGTTTCATGGTCAACAAAGAAGCAAAAAGGCGTGACTCGCTCCTCAACAGAAGCGGAATATCGCGCAGTTGCGAACACTGCATCCGAGCTTAGCTGGGTagtctctcttcttcttgagCTTGGCATGCCTGTTACTGCAACTCAAACCGCGTACTGTGACAACCTTGGCGCCAATCCAGTTTTCCACTCTAGGATGAAACATATAGCCCTTGATTATCACTTTGTCCGCGGCCAGATACAGAATCACCGTCTACGTGTGCAACACGTCTCTACACATGATTAGCTCACTGATGGTCTGACTAAGCCACTCGCACGAGCTTCTTTTCAGTCTTCAAGGTCCAAGATTGGTGTTACCACAGCACCACCATCTTGAGGGGGCAtgttaagtaaataatatatactcaAAGGATCTCTTTGCAATTACTTAGTATTGTTAATAACCCTACATGTACTgatgtataaataaatttcacataCTTAATAATATATTCATTCGGTGTATTCTATAACATGTGGTAACATTGATTTAGTTTGAGTTAAGCTTCTAACTCATGGATAACTCAAACATATCATCAATCAtgcattaaatttagttttttttgtttttattttaagtttgagTTATTATGTATTATGGTTGAGTTACAATTTTGAGTTACACCCTTTGTAAAGTTGTTAAATCAAAACTTATTGCAACATTATGACTAATCCCATGTTTTAGAGTTGAGGTACAGTTATAATTAAAGTTTCTGTCTAAACTACAAGTGAAAGTAATAAATTTGATACACACCACGTACGAACACCTTATGTTAATAGGTATTGGAATTTTCtgttcataaaaatattatttatatttccaaAGCCACCacaacaatatattattattatttatggaaatGTTCTTAACAATATTATACGATATTCTTAACAATATCCTAATTTTGTGAGGAAAATTGCccaaaatactattttcaaagtatcacttttcatgtttacacttgATTCAGTCTGGATTTCATAACTCTTTGGCGGACACATCACTGTTTATCTACAAGCAACAAGCGAAGTTTGTCTATGTCTTGGTATACGTTGATACCATCTTAGTCACTGGCAGTGATTCGAACCTGGTTCAACAAGTCAACTCCTCTCTTGCTACTTGATTCTCTATCAAGGATATGGGCAACCTGAGTTATTTTCTAGGCATTGAAGTTGTTCGTACATCACAAGGCTTACATCTCAAACAAAGGAAGTACATTACCGATCTTCTTGAGAAAGCGGACATGCTACATCCTAAGCCGGTTGCAACTCTGCTTCCTACTCATCCAAAGCTCACACTCAACTGGTTCGCCACTAGCTGATCTGCAGCCCTATCGCAGGATCGTTGGTAGCCTTCCAGTACCTTGCTCTAATACGCCCAGGTGTGTCATATGCTGTCAATAAACTCTCACAGTATATGCACTGTCCTACTTCAGATCACTGGCAAGCAGTTAAACGAGTCCTTCGCTATCTCTATGGTACTTTTGATCATGGAATAATGTTGTGTAAACAGCAAACATCAACTCTTCATGCCTATTCTTGCGCGGAATGGGCTGGAGACTCCGATGATTACGTATCAACAAATGCATATCTCATCTTCTTGGGTTCTCAGCCTGTTTCATGGTCAACAAAGAAGCAAAAAGGCGTGACTCGCTCCTCAACAGAAGCGGAATATCGCGCAGTTGCGAACACTGCATCCGAGTTAGCTGGGTagtctctcttcttcttgagCTTGGTGTGCCTGTTACTGCAACTCAAACCGCGTACTGTGACAACCTTGGCGCCACCTATCTTTGCGCCAATCCAGTTTTCCACTCTAGGATGAAACATATAGCCCTTGATTATCACTTTGTCCGCGGCCAGATACAGAATCACCGTCTACGTGTGCAACACGTCTCTACACATGATTAGCTCACTGATGGTCTGACTAAGCCACTCGCACGAGCTNNNNNNNNNNNNNNNNNNNNNNNNNNNNNNNNNNNNNNNNNNNNNNNNNNNNNNNNNNNNNNNNNNNNNNNNNNNNNNNNNNNNNNNNNNNNNNNNNNNNNNNNNNNNNNNNNNNNNNNNNNNNNNNNNNNNNNNNNNNNNNNNNNNNNNNNNNNNNNNNNNNNNNNNNNNNNNNNNNNNNNNNNNNNNNNNNNNNNNNNNNNNNNNNNNNNNNNNNNNNNNNNNNNNNNNNNNNNNNNNNNNNNNNNNNNNNNNNNNNNNNNNNNNNNNNNNNNNNNNNNNNNNNNNNNNNNNNNNNNNNNNNNNNNNNNNNNNNNNNNNNNNNNNNNNNNNNNNNNNNNNNNNNNNNNNNNNNNNNNNNNNNNNNNNNNNNNNNNNNNNNNNNNNNNNNNNNNNNNNNNNNNNNNNNNNNNNNNNNNNNNNNNNNNNNNNNNNNNNNNNNNNNNNNNNNNNNNNNNNNNNNNNNNNNNNNNNNNNNNNNNNNNNNNNNNNNNNNNNNNNNNNNNNNNNNNNNNNNNNNNNNNNNNNNNNNNNNNNNNNNNNNNNNNNNNNNNNNNNNNNNNNNNNNNNNNNNNNNNNNNNNNNNNNNNNNNNNNNNNNNNNNNNNNNNNNNNNNNNNNNNNNNNNNNNNNNNNNNNNNNNNNNNNNNNNNNNNNNNNNNNNNNNNNNNNNNNNNNNNNNNNNNNNNNNNNNNNNNNNNNNNNNNNNNNNNNNNNNNNNNNNNNNNNNNNNNNNNNNNNNNNNNNNNNNNNNNNNNNNNNNNNNNNNNNNNNNNNNNNNNNNNNNNNNNNNNNNNNNNNNNNNNNNNNNNNNNNNNNNNNNNNNNNNNNNNNNNNNNNNNNNNNNNNNNNNNNNNNNNNNNNNNNNNNNNNNNNNNNNNNNNNNNNNNNNNNNNNNNNNNNNNNNNNNNNNNNNNNNNNNNNNNNNNNNNNNNNNNNNNNNNNNNNNNNNNNNNNNNNNNNNNNNNNNNNNNNNNNNNNNNNNNNNNNNNNNNNNNNNNNNNNNNNNNNNNNNNNNNNNNNNNNNNNNNNNNNNNNNNNNNNNNNNNNNNNNNNNNNNNNNNNNNNNNNNNNNNNNNNNNNNNNNNNNNNNNNNNNNNNNNNNNNNNNNNNNNNNNNNNNNNNNNNNNNNNNNNNNNNNNNNNNNNNNNNNNNNNNNNNNNNNNNNNNNNNNNNNNNNNNNNNNNNNNNNNNNNNNNNNNNNNNNNNNNNNNNNNNNNNNNNNNNNNNNNNNNNNNNNNNNNNNNNNNNNNNNNNNNNNNNNNNNNNNNNNNNNNNNNNNNNNNNNNNNNNNNNNNNNNNNNNNNNNNNNNNNNNNNNNNNNNNNNNNNNNNNNNNNNNNNNNNNNNNNNNNNNNNNNNNNNNNNNNNNNNNNNNNNNNNNNNNNNNNNNNNNNNNNNNNNNNNNNNNNNNNNNNNNNNNNNNNNNNNNNNNNNNNNNNNNNNNNNNNNNNNNNNNNNNNNNNNNNNNNNNNNNNNNNNNNNNNNNNNNNNNNNNNNNNNNNNNNNNNNNNNNNNNNNNNNNNNNNNNNNNNNNNNNNNNNNNNNNNNNNNNNNNNNNNNNNNNNNNNNNNNNNNNNNNNNNNNNNNNNNNNNNNNNNNNNNNNNNNNNNNNNNNNNNNNNNNNNNNNNNNNNNNNNNNNNNNNNNNNNNNNNNNNNNNNNNNNNNNNNNNNNNNNNNNNNNNNNNNNNNNNNNNNNNNNNNNNNNNNNNNNNNNNNNNNNNNNNNNNNNNNNNNNNNNNNNNNNNNNNNNNNNNNNNNNNNNNNNNNNNNNNNNNNNNNNNNNNNNNNNNNNNNNNNNNNNNNNNNNNNNNNNNNNNNNNNNNNNNNNNNNNNNNNNNNNNNNNNNNNNNNNNNNNNNNNNNNNNNNNNNNNNNNNNNNNNNNNNNNNNNNNNNNNNNNNNNNNNNNNNNNNNNNNNNNNNNNNNNNNNNNNNNNNNNNNNNNNNNNNNNNNNNNNNNNNNNNNNNNNNNNNNNNNNNNNNNNNNNNNNNNNNNNNNNNNNNNNNNNNNNNNNNNNNNNNNNNNNNNNNNNNNNNNNNNNNNNNNNNNNNNNNNNNNNNNNNNNNNNNNNNNNNNNNNNNNNNNNNNNNNNNNNNNNNNNNNNNNNNNNNNNNNNNNNNNNNNNNNNNNNNNNNNNNNNNNNNNNNNNNNNNNNNNNNNNNNNNNNNNNNNNNNNNNNNNNNNNNNNNNNNNNNNNNNNNNNNNNNNNNNNNNNNNNNNNNNNNNNNNNNNNNNNNNNNNNNNNNNNNNNNNNNNNNNNNNNNNNNNNNNNNNNNNNNNNNNNNNNNNNNNNNNNNNNNNNNNNNNNNNNNNNNNNNNNNNNNNNNNNNNNNNNNNNNNNNNNNNNNNNNNNNNNNNNNNNNNNNNNNNNNNNNNNNNNNNNNNNNNNNNNNNNNNNNNNNNNNNNNNNNNNNNNNNNNNNNNNNNNNNNNNNNNNNNNNNNNNNNNNNNNNNNNNNNNNNNNNNNNNNNNNNNNNNNNNNNNNNNNNNNNNNNNNNNNNNNNNNNNNNNNNNNNNNNNNNNNNNNNNNNNNNNNNNNNNNNNNNNNNNNNNNNNNNNNNNNNNNNNNNNNNNNNNNNNNNNNNNNNNNNNNNNNNNNNNNNNNNNNNNNNNNNNNNNNNNNNNNNNNNNNNNNNNNNNNNNNNNNNNNNNNNNNNNNNNNNNNNNNNNNNNNNNNNNNNNNNNNNNNNNNNNNNNNNNNNNNNNNNNNNNNNNNNNNNNNNNNNNNNNNNNNNNNNNNNNNNNNNNNNNNNNNNNNNNNNNNNNNNNNNNNNNNNNNNNNNNNNNNNNNNNNNNNNNNNNNNNNNNNNNNNNNNNNNNNNNNNNNNNNNNNNNNNNNNNNNNNNNNNNNNNNNNNNNNNNNNNNNNNNNNNNNNNNNNNNNNNNNNNNNNNNNNNNNNNNNNNNNNNNNNNNNNNNNNNNNNNNNNNNNNNNNNNNNNNNNNNNNNNNNNNNNNNNNNNNNNNNNNNNNNNNNNNNNNNNNNNNNNNNNNNNNNNNNNNNNNNNNNNNNNNNNNNNNNNNNNNNNNNNNNNNNNNNNNNNNNNNNNNNNNNNNNNNNNNNNNNNNNNNNNNNNNNNNNNNNNNNNNNNNNNNNNNNNNNNNNNNNNNNNNNNNNNNNNNNNNNNNNNNNNNNNNNNNNNNNNNNNNNNNNNNNNNNNNNNNNNNNNNNNNNNNNNNNNNNNNNNNNNNNNNNNNNNNNNNNNNNNNNNNNNNNNNNNNNNNNNNNNNNNNNNNNNNNNNNNNNNNNNNNNNNNNNNNNNNNNNNNNNNNNNNNNNNNNNNNNNNNNNNNNNNNNNNNNNNNNNNNNNNNNNNNNNNNNNNNNNNNNNNNNNNNNNNNNNNNNNNNNNNNNNNNNNNNNNNNNNNNNNNNNNNNNNNNNNNNNNNNTATAGCAATCGACGGCTTCATCATACCTCCTCACAGGCGTCTCTTAAACAGATCATCTGTTTTTTCCTTAAAGGTTGTATCTTTTCACACTCAGATCTTCTAGATCTTCTGTGGAACCGTCATCATTTTTCCTTAACAGTTGTAACTGTTCAGAAGTTTATATATTGAAGAGATTGTATCGAGTTGCAGATTTGTTTCAAGTTTTCTATgcttcttatctctctctctttcctccaCATCCAAATCCAGTGTAATTTTTTCCACTTTAGTTCATTTTTCCTTTctccttttttccttttctgatGATTTCAGACGCTTCCCATTCATTGTTTGATTAGTCTGTGTAGGATCCACGATTCAGAAGAACTCAATCATGATGTCTATTGAATATTTATACACTGCAGTGcgattcagatttttttgatTGTAAAGCAGATCCAGCATCACCGTACAGACAGTGCGCTGATCATCTAATGGTTTAGGaaattaatacttttatataaatctaacttaaaacatcaactttaaaccctaaatcatcaactctaaatgaAACCTTcaaagtaaaccctaaaccctaaatctaaacttaaaacatcaactttaaaccctaaatcatcaactctaaaccctaaaccatgaaacatcaactctaaaccctaaaccgcgaaacttcaactctaaactctaaacccttaaccTTCATATCTAAACCCTACAACATCAGctcaaaaccctaaacgtaaactctaaaccctatatttttctgaaatttgaatcctagaccctaaaccttcaaatcaaaaccttaaaaatcaaaaccctaaaccctaaaccctaaactctaaaccctaaaccctaaaagtaaactgtaaactctaaaccctaaaagtaaactgtaaaccctaaacccctaaaccttcaaatctaaaccctaaaacatcaactctacggttttagggtttagggtttagggtttaggatttagggtttagattttaagttgaaggtttagggtttagagttgatgttttagggtttagggtcatttttttagggtttagggtttagagttttctttttagggtttagagtttacgttttagggtttagggtttagtgttgaaaatttagggtttagagttgatggtttagggtttagagctgaattttagggtttagggtttagagtttagagttgatgtttcggggtttagagtttagaattgatgtttcagGATTTAGGGTctgtatttcaaaaaataaaagggtttaagcttgatggtttagggtttatggttcatatttcaaaatataatatggtttatgattgatggttagggtttagaattgagtttagggtttagggtttgaatttcgaaatagtatatatttattatctatatataatagcaaatcTTTTTTTATCTAACTGATGacatcatcattttattataggaaaaaatcaaaatctaatggTGAGAATCGTGTATGTGATATAATTtaatggttaaggttttggTTAGGAACAAAAGAATGACGTACTAGATTTACTATAGCAATCGACGGCTTCATCATACCTCCTCACAGGCGTCTCTTAAACAGATCATCTGTTTTTTCCTTAAAGGTTGTATCTTTTCGCACTCAGATCTTCTAGATCTTCTGTGGAACCGTCATCATTTTCCCTTGACAGTTGTAACTGTTCAGAAGTTTATAAATTGAAGAGATTGTATCGAGTTGCAGATTTGTTTCAAGTTTTCTATgcttcttatctctctctctcctccgcaTCCAAATCCAGTGTAATTTTTTCCGCTTTAGTTCATTTTTCCTTTctccttttttccttttctgatGATTTCAGACGCTTCCCATTCATTGTTTGATTAGTCTGTGTAGGATCCACGATTCAGAAGAACTCAATCATGATGTCTATTGAATATTTATACACTGCAGTGcgattcagatttttttgatTGTAAAGCAGATCCAGCATCACCGTACAGACAGTGCGCTGATCATCTAATGGTTTAGGAAATTAATACNNNNNNNNNNNNNNNNNNNNNNNNNNNNNNNNNNNNNNNNNNNNNNNNNNNNNNNNNNNNNNNNNNNNNNNNNNNNNNNNNNNNNNNNNNNNNNNNNNNNNNNNNNNNNNNNNNNNNNNNNNNNNNNNNNNNNNNNNNNNNNNNNNNNNNNNNNNNNNNNNNNNNNNNNNNNNNNNNNNNNNNNNNNNNNNNNNNNNNNNNNNNNNNNNNNNNNNNNNNNNNNNNNNNNNNNNNNNNNNNNNNNNNNNNNNNNNNNNNNNNNNNNNNNNNNNNNNNNNNNNNNNNNNNNNNNNNNNNNNNNNNNNNNNNNNNNNNNNNNNNNNNNNNNNNNNNNNNNNNNNNNNNNNNNNNNNNNNNNNNNNNNNNNNNNNNNNNNNNNNNNNNNNNNNNNNNNNNNNNNNNNNNNNNNNNNNNNNNNNNNNNNNNNNNNNNNNNNNNNNNNNNNNNNNNNNNNNNNNNNNNNNNNNNNNNNNNNNNNNNNNNNNNNNNNNNNNNNNNNNNNNNNNNNNNNNNNNNNNNNNNNNNNNNNNNNNNNNNNNNNNNNNNNNNNNNNNNNNNNNNNNNNNNNNNNNNNNNNNNNNNNNNNNNNNNNNNNNNNNNNNNNNNNNNNNNNNNNNNNNNNNNNNNNNNNNNNNNNNNNNNNNNNNNNNNNNNNNNNNNNNNNNNNNNNNNNNNNNNNNNNNNNNNNNNNNNNNNNNNNNNNNNNNNNNNNNNNNNNNNNNNNNNNNNNNNNNNNNNNNNNNNNNNNNNNNNNNNNNNNNNNNNNNNNNNNNNNNNNNNNNNNNNNNNNNNNNNNNNNNNNNNNNNNNNNNNNNNNNNNNNNNNNNNNNNNNNNNNNNNNNNNNNNNNNNNNNNNNNNNNNNNNNNNNNNNNNNNNNNNNNNNNNNNNNNNNNNNNNNNNNNNNNNNNNNNNNNNNNNNNNNNNNNNNNNNNNNNNNNNNNNNNNNNNNNNNNNNNNNNNNNNNNNNNNNNNNNNNNNNNNNNNNNNNNNNNNNNNNNNNNNNNNNNNNNNNNNNNNNNNNNNNNNNNNNNNNNNNNNNNNNNNNNNNNNNNNNNNNNNNNNNNNNNNNNNNNNNNNNNNNNNNNNNNNNNNNNNNNNNNNNNNNNNNNNNNNNNNNNNNNNNNNNNNNNNNNNNNNNNNNNNNNNNNNNNNNNNNNNNNNNNNNNNNNNNNNNNNNNNNNNNNNNNNNNNNNNNNNNNNNNNNNNNNNNNNNNNNNNNNNNNNNNNNNNNNNNNNNNNNNNNNNNNNNNNNNNNNNNNNNNNNNNNNNNNNNNNNNNNNNNNNNNNNNNNNNNNNNNNNNNNNNNNNNNNNNNNNNNNNNNNNNNNNNNNNNNNNNNNNNNNNNNNNNNNNNNNNNNNNNNNNNNNNNNNNNNNNNNNNNNNNNNNNNNNNNNNNNNNNNNNNNNNNNNNNNNNNNNNNNNNNNNNNNNNNNNNNNNNNNNNNNNNNNNNNNNNNNNNNNNNNNNNNNNNNNNNNNNNNNNNNNNNNNNNNNNNNNNNNNNNNNNNNNN
Coding sequences within it:
- the LOC106321074 gene encoding uncharacterized mitochondrial protein AtMg00810-like; amino-acid sequence: MGNLSYFLGIEVVRTSQGLHLKQRKYITDLLEKADMLHPKPVATLLPTHPKLTLNCICTVLLQITGKQLNESFAISMQTSTLHAYSCAEWAGDSDDYVSTNAYLIFLGSQPVSWSTKKQKGVTRSSTEAEYRAVANTASELAG
- the LOC106321073 gene encoding uncharacterized mitochondrial protein AtMg00810-like, whose translation is MGNLSYFLGIEVVRTSQGLHLKQRKYITDLLEKADMLHPKPVATLLPTHPKLTLNSGSPLADPQPYRRIVGSLQYLALTRPGVSYAVNKLSQYMHCPTSDHWQAVKQVLRYLYGTLDHGIMLCKQQTSTLHAYSGADWAGDSDDYVSTNAYLIFLGSQHVSWSTKKQKGVTRSSTEAEYRAVANTASELSWVVSLLLELGMPVTATQTAYCDNLGANPVFHSRMKHIALDYHFVRGQIQNHRLRVQHVSTHD